A window of Infirmifilum lucidum contains these coding sequences:
- a CDS encoding NAD-dependent epimerase/dehydratase family protein codes for MRVVVTGGAGFIGSHLAERLVREGYSVVVFDNFSSGRIENLLSVLDEVEVVRGDLRSPSDLEKAFEKRVDAVFHFAANPEVRVGDPQEHFENNILATHNLLEAMRRHGVRDVVFASTSTVYGDAKVLPTPEDYGSMRPISLYGASKLSCESLLSAYAHTFGFKAVALRYANVVGPRAKRGVVRDFVWKLLQNPRELEILGDGTQKKSYVWIEDAVEATLHAWLATQGGFEAYNVGSEDSITVVEVADIVVEVMGLSGVHYKFTGGVDGGRGWVGDVKYMHLDISKLVSLGWKPKHNSREAVRKAAKNALEELKPA; via the coding sequence ATGAGGGTTGTCGTAACAGGAGGGGCTGGCTTCATAGGGAGCCACCTTGCCGAGAGGCTCGTCAGAGAGGGCTACAGCGTAGTAGTCTTCGACAACTTCTCGTCCGGCAGGATCGAAAACCTCTTGAGCGTCCTCGACGAGGTCGAGGTCGTAAGAGGGGATTTAAGGTCGCCGAGCGACTTGGAGAAGGCATTCGAGAAGAGAGTGGACGCGGTGTTCCACTTCGCGGCGAATCCTGAAGTCCGAGTAGGGGATCCACAGGAACACTTCGAGAACAATATTCTGGCCACGCACAACCTGCTTGAGGCAATGAGGAGGCATGGCGTGAGAGACGTGGTCTTCGCCTCGACGAGCACTGTGTACGGCGACGCCAAAGTCCTCCCCACGCCCGAAGACTACGGTTCCATGAGGCCTATATCGCTCTACGGGGCCTCAAAGCTCTCTTGCGAGTCGCTGCTCTCGGCGTACGCCCACACGTTCGGCTTCAAAGCCGTCGCACTCAGGTATGCTAACGTCGTGGGCCCGAGGGCTAAGAGAGGAGTCGTGAGGGACTTCGTCTGGAAACTGCTCCAGAACCCCCGGGAGCTCGAGATTTTAGGAGACGGGACGCAGAAGAAAAGCTACGTCTGGATCGAAGACGCCGTTGAGGCAACGCTCCATGCCTGGCTCGCGACTCAGGGCGGGTTTGAGGCCTACAACGTCGGGAGCGAGGACTCCATAACAGTAGTAGAGGTAGCGGACATTGTTGTGGAGGTGATGGGGCTAAGCGGCGTTCACTACAAGTTCACGGGAGGGGTTGACGGGGGTAGAGGTTGGGTGGGCGACGTGAAGTACATGCACCTAGATATATCTAAGCTTGTGTCCCTCGGGTGGAAGCCCAAGCACAACAGTAGGGAGGCCGTGAGAAAGGCCGCAAAAAACGCCTTAGAGGAGCTTAAGCCTGCATAG
- a CDS encoding thioredoxin family protein, producing the protein MTEVYQQPGSGTPNGLYVYSREKKGWILLDRFWLGDNGLHVIYFDNTLCPACRRFDKVWFPFVEKNADQAGNTYFMIALCNWFAKQCDSEPARRLFEIFDVHVSPTIVFLLRENGKVKKSFKNEGSMTMEKLTLTYVLFTMQA; encoded by the coding sequence ATGACGGAGGTATACCAACAACCGGGATCTGGCACTCCCAACGGCCTCTACGTCTACTCTAGGGAGAAGAAGGGGTGGATTCTACTGGATAGATTCTGGCTGGGAGATAACGGCCTACACGTCATCTACTTTGACAACACGCTATGCCCCGCGTGTAGACGCTTCGACAAAGTGTGGTTCCCCTTCGTCGAGAAGAACGCCGATCAGGCTGGGAACACTTACTTCATGATAGCCCTCTGCAACTGGTTTGCGAAGCAGTGTGACTCGGAGCCCGCCAGGAGGCTCTTCGAGATATTTGACGTCCACGTGTCCCCAACCATAGTATTCCTACTGCGGGAGAACGGGAAGGTGAAGAAGAGTTTCAAGAACGAGGGCTCGATGACTATGGAAAAGCTTACGCTAACGTACGTTCTCTTCACTATGCAGGCTTAA
- a CDS encoding ABC transporter permease, whose translation MIVPLLAKEVKDLLRDPRILVPFILSALILPVVALVISVPMKSAVEQAVRGAQNIGVVDLDTGAYSKALIQWLARAGFNVTEIPPGSIESIAAAASRRGLRVVVILPEGFSTSIAQGRPANITVLSVVDEISMFSGVEVQPIVEQVKNFYITLIANKSGINPQVLLNPVVYKPQTYIASKKTFLPAGPTSLAGLLMAAILVPMVVMSISLVVMQMSATSMAVENEERTLETLLTMPVPPRDILTAKLLGMFIVSLVGSALELVGMLLYFLVYFATFLGSAPAITAPGQPMPVSFPGLADLFPPQSMLLLAPSLLISLFFAAALGVIVGALSRDVRIANTVMSPLGMLVVLPSYFVVFAPSNMIGPVLKAVLYTFPLTQPTILAKDIISSSPPPEALIYVVLSIALTLGLVYLTSSIISLETLSKVQYSLEKAIAKIRRTK comes from the coding sequence GTGATAGTCCCGCTCCTCGCCAAGGAAGTCAAGGATCTGCTGAGAGACCCCAGGATACTAGTACCATTTATACTGAGCGCCCTCATACTGCCTGTAGTGGCTCTCGTGATATCTGTACCCATGAAGTCAGCGGTAGAGCAGGCGGTGCGGGGCGCCCAGAACATCGGCGTCGTAGACCTCGACACAGGCGCTTACTCGAAGGCCCTCATCCAGTGGCTGGCAAGAGCGGGCTTCAACGTAACCGAAATACCCCCCGGGAGCATCGAGAGCATAGCCGCGGCGGCATCCCGGAGAGGCCTACGGGTCGTGGTGATCCTGCCTGAAGGCTTCTCCACCAGTATAGCCCAGGGCAGGCCCGCGAACATAACAGTACTCTCTGTCGTAGACGAGATCTCCATGTTCTCGGGAGTCGAGGTACAACCGATAGTGGAGCAAGTGAAGAACTTCTACATCACCCTCATCGCTAACAAGTCCGGCATTAACCCACAAGTGCTCCTGAACCCCGTCGTCTATAAGCCGCAGACATACATAGCGAGCAAGAAGACGTTCCTGCCCGCAGGCCCCACTTCGCTGGCAGGCCTCCTAATGGCAGCGATACTAGTGCCAATGGTCGTAATGTCGATATCCCTCGTCGTCATGCAGATGTCTGCCACCTCCATGGCCGTGGAGAACGAGGAGAGAACCCTGGAGACGCTGCTGACAATGCCCGTCCCGCCACGCGATATCTTGACAGCGAAACTACTGGGGATGTTCATCGTATCTCTGGTGGGCTCCGCACTCGAGCTCGTGGGTATGCTCCTGTACTTCCTGGTGTACTTTGCGACTTTTCTCGGCTCGGCTCCAGCCATAACAGCTCCGGGACAGCCCATGCCTGTGAGTTTCCCCGGCCTAGCAGACCTGTTCCCGCCTCAGTCTATGCTACTGTTGGCCCCGAGCCTCCTCATATCACTCTTCTTCGCAGCAGCCCTCGGCGTCATTGTAGGCGCGCTCAGCCGCGACGTCCGGATAGCTAACACAGTGATGAGTCCTCTAGGCATGCTCGTGGTTCTCCCTAGCTACTTCGTGGTCTTCGCCCCCTCGAACATGATTGGCCCCGTACTCAAAGCAGTGCTCTACACGTTCCCCCTAACACAGCCGACAATCCTCGCCAAGGACATTATCAGCTCCAGCCCGCCTCCCGAGGCTCTCATCTACGTCGTGCTCTCCATTGCCCTGACACTCGGCCTCGTATACCTCACCTCCAGCATAATTTCCCTCGAGACACTGTCCAAGGTTCAGTATAGCCTAGAGAAGGCTATTGCTAAAATAAGGAGGACAAAATAA
- a CDS encoding 4-vinyl reductase, with amino-acid sequence MLSRFKGLMSYELGRIFILPSTSTYMFRIVYSEEALLARGVLIECLECFSRNNVPILTLHVSWNEETRELWAFVVADVPDSSTARRVTDCLSRVNMVRRAEFAPPISNGVSADPWGYPPLLGGQRSVIMRGEVLSKFLLAGWSQLGTGFGSILYYTFFEAGASAYRDFYSKLLKRREDIAVLAARAFTLMGYGVLEILEWSDEKFVARVHDNVECKALAGIEEAESMMIRGMLAGFVAASWGVGMRDVLPSETKCVKRGDPYCEFVITRR; translated from the coding sequence ATGCTCTCTCGCTTCAAAGGGCTCATGTCATACGAGCTTGGGCGTATCTTCATTCTCCCCTCAACCTCTACCTACATGTTCCGGATAGTATACAGTGAGGAAGCATTGCTTGCCAGGGGAGTTTTAATAGAGTGCCTAGAGTGCTTCTCTAGGAATAACGTCCCCATACTGACACTCCACGTATCCTGGAATGAAGAAACGCGTGAACTCTGGGCTTTCGTCGTTGCAGATGTACCCGACTCTTCTACTGCCAGGAGGGTAACGGACTGTCTAAGCAGAGTTAACATGGTGAGGAGAGCTGAGTTCGCGCCGCCCATAAGCAACGGGGTAAGCGCTGACCCCTGGGGCTACCCTCCACTACTGGGAGGTCAAAGGTCTGTCATCATGCGCGGAGAGGTTTTAAGCAAGTTCCTCCTGGCAGGATGGTCCCAGCTCGGGACGGGGTTCGGCTCTATACTCTACTACACGTTCTTCGAGGCCGGCGCGAGTGCTTACAGGGACTTCTACTCGAAGCTCCTGAAGAGGAGGGAGGACATTGCCGTGCTTGCTGCCAGGGCTTTCACTCTGATGGGCTACGGTGTACTGGAGATCCTCGAGTGGAGCGACGAGAAGTTCGTGGCTAGAGTTCACGACAATGTCGAGTGCAAGGCTCTAGCAGGCATTGAGGAGGCCGAGAGCATGATGATTAGAGGGATGCTGGCAGGGTTCGTTGCCGCGAGCTGGGGTGTTGGCATGAGGGACGTTCTCCCCTCGGAGACGAAGTGCGTAAAGAGGGGAGACCCCTACTGCGAGTTCGTAATTACTAGGCGGTAG
- a CDS encoding aspartyl protease, whose product MLARQVEVRCYGRSRQHGATLSVISRSLAEELGIKVVRRDQVETGAGMIIVDRGVAVIAIGDRETISEVWVSDIISRVLVGSVTLELLGLRVDPRTGKLEPAPLLLYTTLQQQPVKARVSA is encoded by the coding sequence ATGCTCGCTAGACAAGTCGAAGTGCGTTGCTATGGACGCTCTCGTCAACACGGGGCCACTCTCTCTGTCATTTCCAGAAGCCTAGCCGAGGAACTGGGGATAAAGGTTGTTAGAAGGGATCAGGTAGAGACGGGGGCCGGCATGATAATTGTGGACAGGGGAGTTGCAGTCATCGCGATAGGGGATAGGGAGACGATATCCGAGGTCTGGGTGAGCGACATAATAAGCAGAGTATTGGTAGGATCCGTAACCCTAGAGCTCCTCGGGCTCAGGGTTGACCCTAGAACAGGCAAGCTAGAGCCAGCCCCACTGCTCCTCTACACCACCTTGCAGCAACAGCCTGTCAAAGCGCGTGTGAGCGCCTAG
- a CDS encoding ABC transporter substrate-binding protein, translating to MSKPLQKTTALLLIVTLVIGFIAGYLVHWATTPTAPAEGYVPKSEYDKLATELQGLKAQLQQLQQQGGKPVEIVITAWTQGPERESIYRQLNLVEAANRLNTIFKALGVPATVKVEGDFSTASWTDYRNKVFLALQGGTGPCIFQMEHHYAALLSENGWIIPLDDYVKKYWNWTYYDIISGLWDSVTYKGRIWGIPQDTEARPVYFNKLLLKQLGWTDEQINSLPDRIRKGEFTLWDLLKVAEEAVQKGVVQPGYGIWHRPSAGPDWPIVYLAFGGTLQDPATGKLVADMKAWKKTFDWFYEASMQKRKVISDKITSLDWNRDIHPTVVAGKVLFWFGGTWHKGQWVGSFGLSEEKFWQMFGFALYPAGEPGLKPVTLSQPQAYFISKTCKHPEVAFLIITLATDPYLNSLHAVKSAHLAILHGQLSDSVYTQDTFLAATGYMVEYAKYQPLHPKWSDYNTIIFNVIKGIETGQFNSDQALQVFKQNLQSTLGDQVIIRE from the coding sequence ATGTCAAAACCACTGCAGAAGACAACAGCACTATTGCTCATAGTTACTCTTGTAATAGGCTTCATAGCGGGCTACCTAGTACACTGGGCAACTACACCAACAGCCCCTGCGGAAGGGTACGTCCCGAAGTCTGAGTACGATAAGCTAGCGACTGAGCTACAGGGCCTAAAAGCACAGCTACAACAATTACAACAGCAGGGGGGCAAGCCTGTTGAAATAGTTATTACAGCCTGGACGCAGGGGCCTGAGAGGGAGTCCATATATAGGCAGCTAAACCTTGTAGAGGCAGCGAACAGGTTGAACACGATATTCAAGGCTCTGGGTGTACCGGCTACCGTGAAGGTTGAGGGAGACTTCTCTACAGCCTCCTGGACAGACTACAGGAATAAGGTGTTCTTGGCCCTACAGGGCGGGACAGGCCCCTGTATCTTCCAGATGGAGCACCACTACGCGGCCCTACTCAGCGAGAACGGCTGGATAATACCGCTCGACGACTACGTCAAGAAGTACTGGAACTGGACCTACTACGACATCATAAGCGGGCTCTGGGACTCTGTGACCTACAAGGGCCGCATCTGGGGCATCCCCCAGGATACAGAGGCACGGCCTGTCTACTTCAACAAGCTACTCTTGAAGCAGCTGGGCTGGACCGACGAGCAGATAAACTCGCTACCGGACAGGATAAGGAAGGGCGAGTTCACGCTCTGGGATCTGCTTAAAGTCGCAGAGGAAGCTGTACAGAAGGGCGTTGTCCAACCCGGGTACGGAATCTGGCACAGACCCAGTGCCGGGCCTGACTGGCCAATAGTCTACCTCGCCTTCGGCGGGACACTCCAAGATCCGGCCACTGGGAAACTTGTTGCCGACATGAAAGCCTGGAAGAAGACCTTTGACTGGTTCTACGAGGCTTCAATGCAGAAGAGGAAAGTAATATCTGACAAAATTACTTCACTCGATTGGAACCGTGATATACACCCCACAGTAGTTGCTGGCAAGGTCTTGTTCTGGTTCGGCGGCACCTGGCACAAAGGACAATGGGTAGGATCCTTCGGACTTTCCGAGGAGAAGTTCTGGCAGATGTTTGGCTTCGCGCTATACCCGGCTGGAGAGCCTGGTCTAAAGCCTGTAACGCTGTCACAACCACAGGCCTACTTCATATCTAAGACTTGTAAGCACCCTGAAGTTGCATTCCTCATAATCACGCTGGCAACAGACCCCTACCTCAACTCATTGCATGCTGTTAAGAGTGCTCACTTAGCAATACTACACGGTCAGCTCTCTGACTCAGTTTATACGCAGGACACGTTCCTTGCGGCTACAGGCTACATGGTCGAGTACGCTAAGTACCAGCCCCTACACCCGAAGTGGAGCGACTACAACACGATAATCTTTAACGTAATAAAGGGCATTGAGACAGGACAGTTCAACTCCGACCAAGCCCTCCAGGTATTTAAGCAGAACCTCCAGAGCACACTTGGAGACCAGGTGATTATAAGAGAGTAG
- a CDS encoding glycerophosphodiester phosphodiesterase has protein sequence MGELGRKFILTGHRGAKALAPENTLPGFFKALECGATGIEFDVRATADGVPVIVHDDELERVAGVNLRVSEANYKELSKVRVHGRARIPTLREVLAMAKGRLYVDIEVKVPGVEEEVVEALHELEMVDEAIITSFLPAPLEKIKKLDPRVYVGILLEDWDEEYLEIARKLEAVAILPAHDILTHEIAERIKAEGYSIITWTVNSLEEAEKLFRMGVDGIITDDPCALRPVTRRERL, from the coding sequence ATGGGCGAACTTGGGAGAAAGTTCATACTGACTGGCCACAGAGGCGCGAAAGCCCTAGCCCCCGAGAACACTCTCCCCGGCTTCTTCAAAGCACTGGAGTGCGGTGCAACAGGCATAGAATTCGACGTGCGCGCAACTGCAGACGGTGTACCAGTGATAGTGCACGACGACGAGCTCGAGAGAGTTGCCGGGGTCAACTTGAGAGTTAGCGAAGCGAATTACAAAGAGCTGTCGAAAGTCAGAGTGCACGGCAGGGCCCGGATCCCAACACTCAGAGAAGTTCTTGCCATGGCTAAAGGAAGGCTGTACGTCGACATCGAGGTGAAGGTTCCAGGAGTAGAGGAGGAGGTCGTAGAAGCCCTCCACGAGCTAGAAATGGTCGATGAAGCAATTATAACGTCCTTTCTGCCAGCGCCCCTAGAGAAGATCAAGAAGCTCGATCCAAGGGTATATGTAGGGATACTCTTAGAAGATTGGGACGAAGAGTACCTCGAGATAGCGAGGAAACTAGAGGCTGTAGCTATACTCCCAGCACACGACATTCTAACCCATGAGATCGCCGAGAGGATCAAAGCAGAGGGCTACAGCATAATCACCTGGACTGTGAACAGCCTGGAAGAGGCAGAGAAACTGTTCAGAATGGGTGTAGACGGCATCATCACAGACGACCCCTGTGCTCTACGGCCTGTTACCCGGAGAGAAAGGTTATAG
- a CDS encoding ABC transporter ATP-binding protein encodes MTVVLVKDLVKDFGGFRALNGVSFAVDEGEVFGLIGPNGAGKTTTFRILAGLLYPTRGEVLVLGEKPGSLRVKKQTSYLPEDAGTYRNITGYEFLRMVAELYFGKTREAEEAVEVGVEIAGLGEKIHEKMKSYSKGMKRRVQVARALMVRPKLAILDEPTAGLDVVQAKEIRDIVREYARSLGVTVLMSSHNMLEVEDVCTRVALIDRGRVLEEGHVRDLVEKYGAHNLEEVFFKVVKGGGR; translated from the coding sequence ATGACTGTAGTCCTTGTCAAGGATCTTGTTAAAGACTTCGGCGGCTTTAGGGCGCTGAACGGCGTGAGCTTTGCTGTCGATGAAGGCGAGGTCTTCGGGCTCATAGGCCCCAACGGCGCGGGGAAGACGACGACCTTCAGGATACTGGCCGGCTTGCTCTACCCTACGCGGGGCGAGGTGCTCGTCCTCGGCGAGAAGCCCGGCTCGCTCAGAGTCAAGAAGCAGACGTCCTATCTCCCCGAAGACGCTGGAACCTACAGGAACATCACGGGCTACGAGTTTCTCAGGATGGTGGCTGAGCTCTACTTCGGCAAGACCAGGGAGGCTGAAGAAGCAGTAGAAGTTGGCGTGGAGATCGCGGGGCTAGGCGAGAAGATCCATGAGAAGATGAAGTCCTACAGCAAGGGGATGAAGCGGAGGGTGCAGGTTGCGAGGGCCCTCATGGTGAGGCCTAAGCTAGCCATTCTTGACGAGCCTACTGCCGGGCTGGACGTGGTGCAGGCCAAGGAGATACGCGACATAGTGAGGGAGTACGCCAGGAGCCTCGGCGTGACCGTGCTCATGTCTAGCCATAACATGCTGGAAGTAGAGGACGTCTGCACCCGTGTCGCACTGATCGACAGGGGGAGGGTTCTAGAGGAGGGGCACGTCAGGGATCTCGTTGAAAAGTACGGCGCACACAACCTCGAGGAGGTCTTCTTTAAGGTGGTAAAAGGTGGTGGCAGGTGA
- a CDS encoding transglutaminase-like domain-containing protein gives MASSKLLVVSLLYLLLAGPLVALVATSSPGVSSVEVREVTLGVLKDGSFYPRPDRTFRVGEVLAVEAKVVVSGSPGTRYQLDLGLQVLDPLGAVLVDRASSKQSRLVGGYEEWVFTFAFNVTPDMITGYYTLEVSAYAGGVQSLRKLDFFIEAYASRRNMYEVVYSVELTGNGRIEELYLSLPANTSTTAVVAGPLITPAPLSYYRDAFGNIYAVYKGLEVGSRPLKIAVKFAVVETARHVTEDAPMSSLANLPEALKVFLKPEKYIESNSPEIRALASKLTSGSQTVLEAVKKIADYTSTTIAYNPALGTISASWELGALWTLHSRQGVCLQYARLFVALARASGIPARVAGGLLATPPSAEGREYLHAWAEVYIPGYGWLPVEPQRPGFRVGVDPPGPGYIRLVAGLGEGFESRPVVFVYYKYTGSVEARQSYSYKQTPLESITGRVPLRLRYKPLAYFQDNVAITVDTQPGTVCEVIVLRPDKVQYTLTLRCPCTLELKANKTGVWVVEFFASNPNSIPSYARINFTVAPRPLSLEIEPREVLLFENATIRVKTSPPAPGVNITVDYEDCLTRRTFTLQTREDGVASFHVTPLFLCKIRILAEASSEGYEHARAALEITPQVPAEATTATVLLVVALVVSFSLRRRAKKSL, from the coding sequence GTGGCTAGCTCTAAACTGCTCGTAGTTTCTCTCCTGTACTTGCTTCTAGCCGGCCCGCTCGTAGCATTAGTAGCTACGAGCAGCCCTGGAGTCTCAAGCGTTGAAGTACGGGAAGTCACTCTGGGAGTCCTGAAGGACGGCAGTTTCTACCCGCGCCCAGACAGAACGTTTAGAGTGGGCGAAGTTCTAGCCGTAGAGGCAAAAGTCGTAGTCTCTGGGAGCCCGGGCACGCGGTACCAGCTAGACCTAGGCCTCCAGGTTCTAGACCCTCTGGGGGCTGTCCTCGTGGATAGAGCCTCGAGTAAACAGTCTAGGCTCGTCGGGGGCTACGAAGAGTGGGTTTTCACGTTTGCGTTCAACGTAACACCCGACATGATCACAGGGTACTACACGCTGGAAGTCTCGGCGTATGCGGGAGGCGTTCAGAGCCTGAGGAAACTCGACTTCTTCATAGAAGCTTACGCCTCCAGGAGGAACATGTACGAGGTTGTATACAGCGTCGAGCTCACGGGTAACGGTAGAATCGAGGAACTCTACCTCTCCCTGCCTGCCAACACCTCTACAACAGCTGTAGTAGCTGGGCCGCTGATAACTCCAGCCCCTCTCTCCTACTACCGCGACGCCTTTGGGAACATCTACGCAGTCTACAAGGGTTTAGAGGTCGGTTCTAGGCCTCTCAAGATCGCTGTGAAGTTCGCTGTGGTAGAGACAGCTAGGCATGTGACCGAAGACGCCCCGATGAGCTCTCTGGCAAACCTGCCTGAGGCGCTGAAAGTATTCCTCAAGCCGGAGAAGTACATTGAATCAAACTCGCCTGAGATCAGAGCGCTGGCGAGCAAACTGACTTCCGGCTCGCAGACAGTGCTGGAGGCAGTGAAAAAGATAGCAGACTACACCTCTACTACTATAGCATACAACCCTGCTCTAGGCACAATCTCCGCCTCCTGGGAGCTAGGGGCACTATGGACGCTGCACTCGAGGCAGGGAGTGTGTCTACAGTACGCGAGGCTCTTCGTAGCCCTTGCTAGAGCCTCTGGCATCCCGGCTAGAGTTGCCGGAGGCCTCCTCGCGACACCCCCGAGTGCCGAGGGGAGAGAGTACCTACACGCCTGGGCTGAGGTATACATCCCGGGCTACGGCTGGCTCCCAGTGGAGCCCCAGAGACCCGGCTTTAGGGTTGGTGTAGACCCTCCAGGCCCCGGCTACATACGCCTCGTCGCGGGCTTAGGCGAGGGATTTGAGAGTAGGCCCGTAGTCTTCGTCTACTACAAGTATACAGGTTCTGTCGAGGCAAGGCAGAGCTACTCGTACAAGCAAACCCCGCTTGAAAGCATTACAGGTAGAGTACCACTGAGGCTCCGGTACAAGCCTCTAGCCTACTTCCAGGACAACGTCGCGATAACTGTAGACACTCAACCCGGTACAGTATGCGAAGTCATAGTTTTGAGGCCCGATAAAGTCCAGTACACGCTCACTCTAAGGTGCCCCTGCACCCTCGAGTTAAAAGCAAATAAGACGGGCGTGTGGGTCGTCGAGTTTTTCGCTTCCAACCCGAACTCTATCCCCAGCTACGCGAGAATAAACTTCACAGTAGCCCCCAGGCCTCTAAGCCTCGAGATAGAGCCACGCGAGGTACTCCTGTTCGAGAACGCGACAATACGCGTGAAGACTAGCCCCCCGGCACCCGGAGTAAACATAACAGTCGACTACGAGGACTGCCTCACGAGGAGAACATTCACCCTCCAGACACGCGAGGACGGCGTAGCTAGCTTCCACGTAACCCCTCTCTTTTTATGCAAGATAAGGATACTCGCAGAGGCATCGTCGGAGGGCTACGAGCACGCCAGGGCAGCACTCGAGATAACTCCACAAGTCCCAGCCGAGGCAACCACGGCTACTGTTCTCCTCGTAGTAGCCCTTGTAGTCTCCTTTTCGCTACGGCGTAGAGCAAAGAAGAGCTTGTGA
- a CDS encoding dihydroorotate dehydrogenase electron transfer subunit yields the protein MHLRALVVESERVGSTTLLTLSVELSDPEPGQFVMLWVPGVGEIPLSVADYSDGNLLLAVTRKGRVTSYIYNEVRKGGKLYVRGPYGRPFTRPPPGSRALLVGGGSGVAPLNFLARKIREAGASCTAVLGYRTAEEVFLAGSFSRNCHTIVSTDDGSLGVRGLATDVASQLLSSNVFERIYACGPEPLIEKMLFLSTEKGLYFEASMERYMRCAVGVCGSCVLEPVGLRVCRDGPVFSGEVLKKVFHR from the coding sequence GTGCACCTTAGGGCACTCGTAGTAGAGTCGGAGAGAGTCGGGAGCACAACGCTCTTGACACTCTCCGTCGAGCTCTCCGACCCAGAGCCGGGCCAGTTTGTAATGCTGTGGGTTCCAGGCGTCGGCGAGATACCGCTCAGCGTCGCAGACTACAGCGACGGGAACCTGCTCCTGGCCGTGACGAGGAAGGGCAGGGTAACCAGCTACATCTATAACGAGGTGAGGAAGGGGGGTAAGCTCTACGTGAGGGGACCTTACGGCAGGCCGTTTACGAGACCCCCACCGGGATCCAGGGCTTTGCTTGTCGGGGGCGGGAGCGGTGTAGCGCCGCTAAACTTCCTCGCCCGGAAAATTAGAGAGGCGGGGGCCTCCTGTACGGCTGTCTTAGGCTACAGGACGGCTGAGGAAGTATTCCTTGCAGGCTCCTTTTCACGTAACTGCCACACTATTGTCTCAACAGATGATGGAAGCCTAGGCGTGAGAGGGCTCGCTACGGACGTTGCATCTCAACTGCTGTCGTCGAACGTCTTCGAGAGGATTTACGCATGCGGTCCCGAACCCTTAATCGAGAAAATGCTTTTCCTGTCTACTGAGAAGGGCCTGTACTTTGAAGCTTCGATGGAGAGGTACATGAGGTGTGCTGTAGGCGTGTGCGGCTCGTGTGTCCTAGAGCCCGTCGGGCTACGTGTGTGCAGGGACGGGCCAGTCTTCAGCGGTGAAGTGCTCAAGAAAGTTTTTCACAGGTAA
- the pyrI gene encoding aspartate carbamoyltransferase regulatory subunit — MEDRLIVRKIKDGTVIDHIPAGRALDVLKILGISGKEGMTVALVMNVESRKLGRKDIVKIENRFLKPEEVDKIALIAPTATINIVRDYEVVEKRRVVVPDEIVGILKCVNPLCISNSPREPVVPRIAVVSRQPLKLRCTYCDEEFGEEALSQLVSQ, encoded by the coding sequence GTGGAAGACAGGCTGATAGTTAGGAAGATCAAGGACGGGACTGTGATAGACCACATCCCTGCCGGTAGAGCCCTCGACGTCTTGAAGATACTCGGGATATCCGGGAAGGAGGGGATGACGGTGGCGTTAGTCATGAACGTGGAGAGCAGGAAGCTGGGCAGGAAGGACATAGTGAAAATCGAAAATAGGTTCCTGAAGCCAGAAGAGGTTGACAAGATAGCCCTCATCGCGCCCACGGCAACGATAAACATAGTCCGGGACTACGAGGTCGTGGAGAAGAGGAGGGTAGTAGTCCCGGACGAGATCGTAGGCATACTCAAGTGCGTTAACCCCCTCTGCATCTCAAACTCTCCGCGGGAGCCCGTCGTGCCCAGGATAGCCGTAGTCTCCCGCCAGCCCCTGAAGCTGAGGTGTACTTACTGCGACGAGGAGTTCGGCGAGGAGGCGCTGTCTCAACTGGTGTCCCAGTAG